From the Phycisphaerae bacterium genome, one window contains:
- a CDS encoding DUF362 domain-containing protein → MSKKGTTRRGFLAKVGAAAAAALGFRRPRAAVAESPSEATRPAVNVKAPARVVIARDEALARGEVGDHVDLLTKLLDAAVQKVTRTDSARRAWSSLFTPGDRIGIKVNTLGLSTQPAVVEAIVAGLRRADVPAGNIIIWDRFDVELLAAGFKLAKSAGAVQCKGTDADSYGSGYQEQIEHSGRIGSCFSRILAEEVTSLICVPVLKDHNLAGVSLGLKNFFGAIHNPNKYHEHNCDPYIVDVVSHRFIRPKWRLTICDATRGQYQGGPTRNPEYAWPFGGLIVGTDIVAVDAVAADLLARQRQAKGLKSLEQEKRPPKHIATAASRGLGTADLAKIERIEL, encoded by the coding sequence ATGTCCAAGAAAGGTACGACCAGAAGGGGTTTTCTAGCAAAGGTCGGGGCGGCAGCCGCTGCGGCGCTGGGTTTTCGCCGACCGCGGGCCGCGGTTGCGGAATCACCAAGCGAAGCAACGCGTCCTGCCGTAAACGTAAAGGCCCCGGCTCGTGTGGTCATCGCGCGTGATGAGGCGCTGGCCAGAGGCGAGGTCGGTGATCACGTTGATCTGCTGACGAAGCTGCTTGACGCGGCCGTGCAGAAGGTCACCCGCACGGATTCGGCCCGTCGGGCGTGGTCGAGCCTGTTTACGCCCGGTGACCGGATCGGCATCAAGGTCAACACGCTGGGCTTATCCACTCAGCCGGCGGTGGTGGAGGCCATTGTCGCCGGGTTGCGCCGAGCGGACGTTCCGGCCGGGAATATCATCATTTGGGACCGGTTCGATGTGGAACTGCTCGCTGCCGGATTCAAGCTGGCCAAGTCCGCCGGCGCGGTGCAGTGCAAGGGTACCGACGCCGACAGCTACGGCAGCGGTTACCAGGAACAGATCGAGCACAGCGGGCGGATTGGTTCGTGCTTCTCGCGGATCCTGGCGGAGGAGGTGACCTCGCTGATCTGTGTGCCGGTGCTCAAGGACCACAATCTGGCGGGCGTTTCGCTGGGCCTGAAGAACTTCTTCGGCGCGATTCACAACCCGAACAAGTACCATGAACACAATTGTGATCCGTACATTGTGGACGTCGTCTCGCACCGGTTCATCCGGCCGAAGTGGAGGCTCACGATTTGCGACGCGACGCGGGGGCAGTATCAGGGCGGTCCGACGCGCAACCCGGAGTACGCCTGGCCATTCGGCGGGCTGATTGTTGGAACTGATATTGTGGCGGTTGATGCCGTGGCGGCAGACCTGTTGGCCAGGCAGCGGCAGGCCAAGGGGCTTAAGTCGCTGGAGCAGGAAAAGCGCCCGCCCAAGCACATTGCGACGGCCGCCAGCCGCGGATTGGGCACCGCCGACCTGGCGAAGATCGAGCGGATCGAGCTCTGA
- the amrS gene encoding AmmeMemoRadiSam system radical SAM enzyme: MDNLDNMFRRPNRRDLLKWGTVCGAVCTCGLRPCVAQDVAGTSELEGPKLKGVIRHPAKHWEKLEDKKVRCVLCPRECEVADVERGYCGVRENQGGRYQTLVYGALCSANLDPIEKKPLFHYLPGTTAFSVATAGCNIECKFCQNWQISQFRPEQVESVAVPPNKLVAACKARSSPTIAYTYSEPVVFYEYVYDSAEQARKAGIGSVIISNGFIQEKPLRELCGQLTGVKIDLKAFTEEFYREHCAGRLAPVLKALEVLKDTGIWFELVILIIPTLNDSPDEIKEMSRWVVRQLGPDVPMHFTRFHPTYRVTNLPQTPVSTLERCRQIALDAGVHYVYAGNVPMHKGENTYCHKCQAELIRRVGFRIASNQVKDGKCPKCGTAIPGVWSQAQALAFEPRQQSRPT, from the coding sequence ATGGACAACCTCGACAACATGTTCCGGCGTCCGAACCGGCGTGACCTCCTGAAATGGGGTACCGTCTGCGGGGCGGTGTGCACCTGCGGACTGCGGCCTTGCGTCGCTCAGGACGTCGCCGGAACGAGCGAGCTGGAGGGCCCGAAGCTCAAGGGCGTCATTCGGCATCCGGCCAAGCACTGGGAGAAGCTGGAGGACAAGAAGGTCAGGTGCGTGCTCTGCCCGCGCGAGTGCGAGGTAGCCGACGTCGAGCGGGGTTACTGCGGTGTTCGCGAAAACCAGGGTGGACGGTATCAGACGCTGGTTTACGGGGCCCTGTGTTCGGCGAACCTCGACCCTATCGAGAAGAAACCGTTGTTTCATTACCTGCCCGGCACGACGGCATTCTCGGTGGCGACGGCCGGCTGCAACATCGAGTGCAAGTTCTGCCAGAACTGGCAGATCAGCCAGTTCCGCCCCGAGCAGGTCGAGAGCGTCGCCGTACCGCCGAATAAGCTTGTCGCCGCGTGCAAGGCCCGGTCCAGCCCGACCATCGCGTACACCTACTCGGAGCCGGTGGTGTTCTATGAATATGTTTACGACTCGGCGGAACAAGCCCGCAAGGCCGGGATCGGCAGCGTGATCATCTCCAACGGGTTCATCCAGGAGAAACCTCTTCGTGAGCTCTGTGGCCAACTGACCGGCGTGAAGATCGACCTGAAGGCATTTACCGAGGAGTTCTACCGCGAGCACTGTGCCGGGCGGCTGGCCCCGGTCCTCAAGGCGCTCGAAGTGCTCAAGGACACGGGCATCTGGTTTGAGCTGGTCATTCTGATCATCCCAACACTCAACGACTCGCCGGACGAAATCAAGGAGATGAGCCGCTGGGTCGTCCGGCAGCTTGGTCCGGACGTGCCGATGCACTTCACGCGATTTCACCCGACCTACCGCGTGACCAATTTGCCGCAGACGCCGGTTTCGACGCTGGAGCGCTGCCGCCAGATCGCCCTCGACGCGGGCGTCCATTACGTCTACGCGGGGAACGTGCCCATGCACAAAGGCGAGAATACCTACTGCCACAAGTGCCAGGCCGAGCTGATCCGCCGAGTGGGTTTCCGAATTGCCTCCAACCAGGTCAAGGACGGCAAGTGCCCCAAGTGCGGCACGGCCATTCCGGGCGTCTGGTCACAGGCACAGGCCTTGGCGTTCGAGCCGAGACAGCAGAGCAGACCGACGTAA
- a CDS encoding sulfatase has product MRPLSRLTVCLLVSGPAALGLLRARADAASGDGSAAGRVNVLLITADDLNYDSLGVTGCKVPEITPNIDRLASEGMRFEHAHVTIAVCQPSRSVLMTGLYPHRNGAKGFEPIRTDVPTLQESLRAAGYLNGIMAKVGHLEPGEKFCWDTVVPAEQLGNGRDPDLYYRHAKSFFERARNENRAFFLMANSQDPHRPFAGSEQEANRANRGRPAGDAAAVGRTYKPEEVVVPGFLPDLPDIRTELAQYFTSVHRCDQTVGRVLEALKESGSEQNTLVMFLSDNGMSFPYSKTNCYPAGTRTPWIVRWPGQVKPGTVDKDHFISGIDLTPTILEAAGLKPIEGIDGRSFVGLFRGEKDDSRGGVFTYFFQTSGRNDYPMRAFQTRKYIYIWNPWSDGKTLFRNEPQSGLTFKAMQEAAKKDPAVAARVKLFLYRVPEEFYDVEKDPNALRNLVDDISVKDEITRFRGELFRHMTTTDDPLAERFRKEILPDGPK; this is encoded by the coding sequence ATGAGGCCGTTATCTCGATTGACGGTGTGCCTGTTGGTGTCGGGACCGGCGGCATTGGGCTTGTTGCGGGCTCGGGCCGACGCTGCCAGTGGCGATGGCTCCGCCGCCGGCCGGGTCAACGTGCTACTGATTACCGCCGACGACCTGAATTACGATTCCTTGGGGGTCACCGGCTGCAAAGTGCCGGAGATTACGCCGAACATCGATCGACTGGCCTCCGAGGGGATGCGGTTCGAGCACGCCCACGTCACCATCGCCGTGTGCCAGCCTTCTCGCTCGGTGCTGATGACAGGCCTCTACCCCCACCGCAATGGAGCAAAGGGCTTCGAGCCGATCCGCACTGATGTGCCGACGTTGCAGGAGTCGTTGCGAGCGGCCGGTTATCTCAACGGCATCATGGCCAAAGTCGGCCATCTGGAACCCGGCGAGAAGTTCTGCTGGGACACGGTTGTGCCCGCCGAGCAACTGGGCAACGGTCGCGACCCGGATCTGTATTACCGACACGCCAAGAGCTTTTTCGAGAGAGCCCGCAACGAGAATCGGGCGTTTTTCCTCATGGCCAACTCGCAGGATCCCCACCGGCCCTTTGCCGGCAGCGAACAGGAGGCGAACCGCGCGAATCGCGGACGGCCGGCGGGTGATGCTGCGGCTGTAGGTCGCACGTACAAACCCGAGGAAGTTGTTGTCCCCGGCTTCCTGCCCGATTTGCCCGACATCCGCACCGAACTCGCCCAGTATTTCACCTCGGTGCATCGCTGCGACCAGACCGTAGGGCGGGTTCTTGAAGCCCTCAAGGAAAGCGGCTCGGAGCAGAATACCCTGGTGATGTTTCTCAGCGACAACGGCATGTCCTTCCCGTACTCGAAGACCAACTGTTATCCGGCCGGCACGCGGACACCGTGGATCGTGCGCTGGCCCGGACAGGTCAAGCCCGGGACCGTCGATAAGGACCATTTCATCTCGGGTATCGACTTGACGCCGACGATCCTGGAGGCAGCCGGCCTCAAGCCGATTGAGGGCATCGACGGGCGCTCGTTTGTGGGGTTGTTCCGTGGTGAGAAGGATGATTCTCGCGGCGGGGTGTTCACATACTTCTTCCAGACCTCGGGAAGAAACGACTATCCGATGCGTGCCTTCCAGACGCGCAAGTACATCTACATCTGGAACCCCTGGTCCGACGGCAAGACGTTGTTCCGGAACGAGCCTCAGAGCGGTCTGACCTTCAAGGCCATGCAAGAAGCCGCAAAGAAGGATCCGGCCGTCGCCGCAAGGGTCAAGCTCTTCCTGTACCGCGTACCCGAGGAATTCTACGACGTCGAAAAAGACCCCAACGCGCTGAGAAACCTGGTCGATGATATCTCCGTGAAGGACGAGATAACCCGTTTCCGGGGCGAGCTCTTCAGACACATGACCACGACCGATGATCCGCTCGCGGAGCGATTCAGGAAGGAGATACTGCCAGACGGCCCCAAGTGA
- a CDS encoding PmoA family protein, with translation MNAHTDRRSLLKQTLAGAGAALLAGRSAAGADTHPDAAGNRSADDEPAAAPEFSAYAFGANIWVRIDNRVFTCYRANADQKYPYLYPLTGPATGLSMTDETCEPWPHHRSVFFGCDRVNGANYWQEGNDRGQIVSRGPKLEPLKGRKDASAPGGVTITDICDWRVPGQSPVIEDRRRYTISAPSRDLRLLDVDITVTAKVDIHISRTNHSLFGIRAARELAPVGGGMLINSKGQIGEKATFGQPANWCGYQGRRLGIVESIVVMDHPNNPWAPDCPWFTRDYGNISPTPFLWIDEQKGWDLPVGKSIRMLYRVVVTKGEIEQAAMDRLWEAFAKAEQA, from the coding sequence ATGAACGCCCATACCGATCGGCGCAGTCTTCTCAAGCAGACCCTTGCCGGAGCGGGCGCCGCCTTGCTGGCCGGTCGGTCCGCCGCTGGGGCAGACACGCATCCCGACGCGGCCGGAAACCGATCCGCCGACGACGAGCCTGCCGCGGCCCCCGAGTTCTCCGCCTACGCCTTCGGAGCAAACATCTGGGTGCGGATCGACAACCGCGTTTTCACCTGCTACCGGGCCAACGCCGACCAGAAGTACCCGTATTTGTATCCGCTGACAGGCCCCGCCACCGGATTGTCCATGACCGACGAAACCTGCGAACCGTGGCCTCATCATCGCTCCGTCTTCTTCGGCTGCGATCGCGTGAATGGGGCGAATTACTGGCAGGAGGGCAACGATCGCGGCCAGATCGTCTCGCGCGGGCCCAAGCTGGAACCGCTCAAAGGGCGGAAAGACGCGAGTGCCCCTGGCGGGGTGACCATCACCGACATTTGTGACTGGCGCGTGCCCGGGCAATCACCGGTCATCGAGGATCGGCGACGATACACGATCAGCGCCCCATCACGAGACCTGAGACTCCTGGACGTTGACATCACCGTCACGGCGAAGGTGGACATTCATATCAGCAGGACAAACCATTCGCTTTTCGGGATCCGCGCGGCCCGGGAATTGGCCCCCGTGGGCGGCGGGATGCTGATCAACAGCAAGGGGCAGATCGGCGAAAAGGCCACTTTCGGGCAACCGGCCAACTGGTGCGGCTATCAGGGCCGGCGTCTAGGAATCGTGGAATCAATCGTGGTCATGGATCACCCGAACAATCCCTGGGCCCCGGATTGCCCGTGGTTCACGCGGGATTACGGCAATATCTCCCCGACCCCGTTCCTGTGGATCGACGAGCAGAAGGGTTGGGACCTGCCGGTCGGCAAGTCCATCCGAATGCTTTACCGTGTGGTCGTCACGAAGGGCGAGATCGAGCAGGCGGCCATGGACCGACTCTGGGAGGCCTTCGCGAAGGCGGAACAAGCGTGA
- a CDS encoding PDZ domain-containing protein has translation MVLAIILLSVLAAATDAPVTRPASAPAGLPSALISERHLDRLVTDLNSPRFPIRESATRQLCDLDAAFLPKLAQRYHAATGEEAKHRLRYAMETIFYRRELAGRNGFIGIRLSQQTITDMIDPSDGRRCHGIYILDAIKDMPAANAGVHGGDTIISLNDRPLPAEPTSRQFISLIERTPPGSTIRIRVLRPEKRIRKITVQPPKDEASSTLGLKLSSPPPGLIIGGIRVVKVEKGSAAEAAGLKANDLISAANGVSVSGLLDGLTILTQSLESAGPAAGVQLSVQSCEDVTLEVVVGRRTPEYVTNARDRQEMQDRFARWWRDHGGQWHAPPEPPRRVIPLTAPDTSPLQQERRADIR, from the coding sequence ATGGTCCTCGCAATAATCCTTCTCTCGGTTCTTGCTGCGGCGACCGACGCCCCGGTGACCCGTCCTGCCTCCGCCCCTGCCGGCCTGCCGTCTGCGCTCATCAGCGAACGTCATTTGGATCGGCTCGTCACCGACTTGAACAGCCCACGATTCCCCATCCGTGAGAGTGCGACGCGCCAATTGTGCGATCTCGACGCCGCCTTTCTCCCCAAGCTCGCTCAACGTTACCACGCAGCCACCGGTGAGGAGGCCAAGCATCGGCTACGATATGCCATGGAAACGATTTTCTACCGGCGGGAGCTGGCCGGACGCAACGGTTTCATCGGCATCCGATTGTCGCAGCAGACGATCACGGACATGATCGATCCGTCAGACGGCCGCAGGTGCCACGGCATCTACATTCTCGATGCCATCAAGGATATGCCGGCCGCCAACGCCGGCGTCCACGGCGGTGACACCATCATCAGCCTCAACGATCGGCCTTTACCGGCAGAACCAACTTCCCGGCAGTTCATTTCCCTGATCGAACGGACGCCCCCCGGATCGACGATCCGGATTCGAGTTTTGCGGCCGGAGAAGCGAATTCGAAAGATCACAGTTCAGCCGCCAAAGGATGAAGCGTCGTCCACTCTGGGCCTCAAGCTCTCCTCACCACCGCCGGGTCTGATCATCGGCGGAATCCGCGTTGTAAAGGTGGAGAAGGGTTCTGCGGCTGAGGCCGCGGGTCTGAAAGCCAACGATCTGATTTCGGCTGCAAACGGCGTTTCGGTCTCAGGATTGCTGGACGGACTCACGATTCTCACCCAATCGCTGGAATCGGCCGGTCCGGCCGCAGGCGTGCAATTATCCGTTCAGTCGTGCGAGGACGTCACACTGGAAGTCGTCGTCGGACGCCGCACGCCGGAATACGTTACCAACGCCCGTGACAGACAGGAAATGCAAGACCGCTTCGCCCGCTGGTGGCGCGATCACGGCGGCCAATGGCACGCTCCGCCGGAACCGCCCCGACGTGTAATTCCCCTTACCGCCCCGGACACAAGCCCGTTGCAGCAGGAGCGAAGGGCGGATATCCGTTGA
- a CDS encoding phosphotransferase: MFGKRAVPNQFRADFSPQELATVLARYDLGNIRQIERQLKGSRRSPKAIIISDWGRFLLKRRAHGRDHPLKVAYAHGIQQYLGRQGFPLPRLVPVRKGDDTMVIHNGHIYEVFEYVQGEGYHRLVSETFDAGRVLGMFHRLVRGYDSDWVPSRRGYHDTDIVRECLSSIPMSVGKNDSAFGRETELLTTVNILYDAYETAAEKINEAGFHEWDTQTVHSDWHPGNMMFLNGRVVAVIDYDSLHMLPPITDVANGALQFSIIGGPSDPREWPPELDLERVRRFLMGYELETPASPEQIQTLPSLMIEALIAEAVAPIAATGSFGRMEGFRFLQMICRKVGWLQENSERLVAMLLPR, encoded by the coding sequence GTGTTCGGAAAGCGTGCCGTGCCCAACCAGTTTCGAGCCGATTTCTCGCCCCAGGAGCTTGCCACCGTTCTGGCGCGCTACGATTTGGGCAACATCCGGCAGATCGAGCGCCAACTCAAGGGTTCGCGGCGAAGTCCCAAGGCGATCATCATCAGTGACTGGGGGCGGTTCCTGCTCAAGCGACGGGCCCACGGACGGGATCACCCGCTCAAGGTCGCCTACGCCCACGGCATCCAGCAGTACCTCGGGCGGCAGGGTTTTCCGCTGCCCAGGCTCGTGCCCGTCCGCAAGGGCGACGACACGATGGTCATCCACAACGGTCATATCTACGAGGTCTTCGAATACGTCCAAGGCGAGGGCTATCACCGTCTCGTTTCCGAGACGTTCGATGCGGGTCGGGTGCTGGGCATGTTTCATCGGTTGGTTCGCGGATACGACAGCGACTGGGTGCCCTCGCGACGCGGCTACCACGACACGGATATCGTCCGCGAGTGCCTGAGCTCGATCCCGATGAGCGTCGGCAAGAACGACAGCGCCTTTGGCCGCGAGACCGAGCTGCTCACTACCGTCAACATTCTATACGACGCGTATGAAACCGCCGCCGAAAAGATCAATGAAGCCGGCTTTCATGAGTGGGACACGCAAACGGTGCATTCGGACTGGCACCCGGGCAATATGATGTTCTTGAACGGGCGCGTGGTCGCAGTCATTGACTATGATTCGTTGCACATGCTGCCGCCGATCACCGACGTGGCCAACGGGGCCCTGCAATTCTCGATTATCGGCGGCCCCAGCGACCCTCGCGAGTGGCCCCCGGAACTGGATCTCGAGCGCGTCCGCCGGTTCCTGATGGGATACGAGTTGGAGACGCCGGCCTCGCCGGAGCAGATCCAGACGCTGCCATCGTTGATGATCGAAGCCCTCATCGCCGAGGCGGTGGCTCCGATCGCCGCGACCGGCTCTTTCGGCCGGATGGAAGGTTTCCGCTTTCTGCAGATGATTTGCCGAAAGGTCGGTTGGCTCCAGGAGAACAGCGAGCGGCTGGTTGCGATGCTGCTGCCGCGATGA
- a CDS encoding LOG family protein, which translates to MADRESKQLSKTSERGRAIQEFVNRFANCEDRELLEDMLVTVCRLASDGTGRGELKILSKAMAELRYAFKVFAPYSEVRKVSMFGSARTPVDHPNYIQADRFARRMREQHWMVITGAGDGIMRAGHVGAGREGSFGVAIRLPFEQVTNPIIANDAKLINFKYFFTRKLIFLKEASAVALFPGGFGTQDEGFEALTLVQTGKNQLIPIVMIDAPGGTYWSRWRDYVTSELLVKGMISPEDMNLLRLTDDVETAVQEVVRFYRVYHSSRYVRNLLVVRLNEPLSEARIEKLNDEFKHIITAGKIEPHPGPVEGEDGDYPDKPRLAFHFDRKSVGYLRLMIDEINEAGRPPAL; encoded by the coding sequence ATGGCCGACAGGGAATCCAAACAACTGTCGAAGACCTCGGAGCGCGGGCGGGCAATCCAAGAGTTTGTCAATCGCTTCGCCAACTGCGAGGACCGGGAACTCTTGGAAGACATGCTTGTGACAGTGTGCCGTCTTGCCTCCGACGGGACCGGTCGAGGGGAGCTGAAGATCTTGAGCAAGGCAATGGCCGAGCTTCGGTACGCCTTCAAGGTCTTTGCCCCCTATTCGGAGGTGCGCAAGGTCAGCATGTTCGGATCGGCCCGAACGCCGGTCGACCATCCGAACTACATCCAGGCTGACCGATTTGCCCGCCGAATGCGGGAGCAGCACTGGATGGTCATTACCGGCGCCGGTGACGGGATCATGCGGGCCGGGCACGTTGGAGCCGGGCGGGAAGGCAGCTTTGGTGTGGCCATCCGTCTGCCGTTCGAGCAGGTAACGAACCCGATCATTGCCAACGACGCGAAACTCATTAACTTCAAATACTTCTTCACCCGCAAGCTCATCTTCCTAAAGGAAGCCTCCGCTGTGGCGCTGTTTCCCGGCGGGTTCGGCACCCAGGATGAAGGCTTCGAGGCCCTCACGCTGGTTCAGACGGGCAAGAACCAATTGATCCCGATCGTCATGATTGACGCGCCGGGAGGGACTTACTGGTCTCGCTGGCGCGACTACGTCACCAGTGAGCTGCTGGTCAAGGGGATGATCAGTCCGGAGGACATGAACCTGTTGCGACTCACCGACGACGTCGAAACCGCGGTGCAGGAGGTCGTTCGGTTCTACCGCGTTTATCACTCATCTCGTTATGTACGCAACCTGCTGGTGGTGCGGTTGAATGAGCCGCTGAGCGAAGCGCGGATCGAGAAACTGAACGATGAGTTCAAGCACATCATCACCGCCGGAAAGATCGAGCCGCACCCCGGACCCGTCGAAGGCGAGGACGGCGATTATCCCGACAAGCCGCGGCTCGCCTTCCATTTCGACCGCAAGAGCGTCGGATATCTGCGGCTGATGATTGATGAGATCAACGAAGCCGGCCGGCCCCCGGCCCTTTGA
- a CDS encoding RidA family protein — protein MTPEEKLKDLGYPLPPAPAPVGSYIPAVRIGNLVTTSGQLPMRDGRLASTGKIGGKLSIEQGAEAARVAVVNALAQLAVVAGGLSNVKRIVRLGVFVNSADGFVEQPKVANGASDLLVAVFGEAGRHVRAAVGSNELPLDAPVEIELTAELKQ, from the coding sequence GTGACACCCGAGGAAAAGCTGAAAGACTTAGGTTATCCGCTGCCGCCGGCACCCGCTCCCGTCGGCTCGTACATTCCCGCCGTCCGCATTGGTAATCTGGTGACGACGAGCGGCCAACTGCCCATGCGCGACGGCAGGCTGGCTTCGACCGGCAAGATCGGCGGCAAGCTGTCGATCGAACAGGGTGCCGAGGCGGCACGTGTGGCAGTGGTCAACGCCCTGGCACAGTTGGCCGTCGTGGCCGGCGGCCTGTCGAACGTCAAACGGATCGTCAGACTGGGCGTGTTCGTCAACAGCGCCGACGGTTTTGTCGAGCAGCCAAAAGTGGCCAACGGGGCCAGTGATCTGCTCGTGGCCGTGTTCGGCGAGGCCGGCCGGCACGTCCGAGCAGCCGTGGGCTCCAATGAGCTTCCGCTCGACGCACCGGTCGAGATTGAACTGACTGCGGAACTGAAACAGTAG
- a CDS encoding segregation/condensation protein A, with the protein MQNYRVQLDTYSGPLDLLLYLIRREEVDIYDIPISRILDQYIQYVRVLEVMDPDGVGDFLVMAATLMEIKSRMLLPKPPPEVGDEDLLDPRADLVRQLLAYRAFRDAAGLLGKRADEHAKRFGRPKLRLPTDGENDVDIEDVQIWDLLTAFNKLLASVGGRRGVHEVIYDDTPVTLHAADIQDRLQRDGPSMPFEKIFEGRTRSEMIGLFLALLELIRQDRVRIEQNEIFGPIFVHLIDPTPITQVMESAKEHGFKEYGLDEEEKQEAEEAPFEEIEPGNEGLEPVFEDEERELAEEDDEYSRRINAVQISDIDLGRSLDEQAADADGPEGEPGP; encoded by the coding sequence ATGCAGAATTATCGCGTTCAACTCGACACCTACAGCGGGCCATTGGACCTGCTGCTTTACCTTATTCGTCGGGAAGAAGTCGACATTTACGACATCCCGATTTCGCGGATCCTGGATCAGTACATCCAGTATGTGCGGGTGCTAGAGGTCATGGATCCCGACGGGGTGGGCGATTTCCTGGTGATGGCGGCGACGCTGATGGAGATCAAGTCGCGCATGCTGCTGCCCAAGCCGCCGCCTGAGGTGGGAGACGAAGACCTGCTCGACCCGCGGGCTGATCTGGTGCGGCAACTGCTGGCGTATCGGGCGTTTCGCGACGCGGCCGGCCTGCTCGGCAAACGGGCTGATGAGCATGCGAAACGATTCGGGCGGCCGAAGCTGCGACTGCCCACCGACGGCGAGAATGACGTTGACATCGAGGATGTCCAGATCTGGGACCTGCTCACGGCGTTCAACAAGCTGCTGGCCTCGGTCGGCGGGAGGCGGGGCGTACACGAGGTCATTTATGACGATACGCCTGTCACCCTGCACGCCGCCGATATTCAGGACCGGCTCCAGCGGGACGGGCCGTCCATGCCGTTCGAGAAGATCTTCGAAGGCCGCACCCGCAGTGAAATGATCGGCCTCTTCCTGGCCCTGTTGGAGCTGATCCGCCAGGATCGCGTCCGCATCGAGCAAAACGAGATCTTCGGCCCCATCTTTGTGCACCTGATCGACCCCACGCCGATCACCCAGGTGATGGAATCGGCCAAGGAACACGGTTTCAAGGAGTACGGCCTGGATGAGGAAGAGAAGCAAGAAGCCGAAGAAGCCCCCTTTGAAGAGATCGAGCCCGGAAACGAGGGGTTGGAGCCCGTCTTTGAGGATGAGGAACGCGAGCTCGCAGAAGAAGATGACGAGTACAGCCGCCGAATCAACGCCGTGCAGATCAGCGATATCGACCTTGGCCGGTCTCTTGATGAACAGGCCGCAGACGCCGATGGACCGGAAGGAGAGCCCGGCCCGTGA
- a CDS encoding Gfo/Idh/MocA family oxidoreductase → METDRPLGVAILGFGFIGKVHAYAHLNIPLFYDPPPLRTRLAGVATRSSQSAAKAKSLMSFEEATTDQLSLINREDVDIVHICTPNDLHREALLAAIRAGKHIYCDKPLTATLEEAEEVAAALKTYKATGQMTFNYRFLPATMRAKQLVDEGRLGQISHFRGAYLHSGNIDRSRSLNWKADASRGGGVLNDLGSHVIDLLWHLLGPLEPMHAVTRVWARQRFSASEPSQRIVHVAEDFVMVTMRTRDGAPGVVEASKIATGSEDELRFEIHGEKGALRFNLMEPNWLEFCDLADPEAPLGGERGWRRVATVSRYPKPGGFPSPKNTLGWERSHMHCVFSFLEAIAKGQPGNPDLRHGVEIQRVLGRIAKMATPVG, encoded by the coding sequence ATGGAGACCGATCGACCGCTCGGCGTGGCGATTCTTGGCTTCGGTTTCATCGGCAAGGTGCATGCGTATGCACACCTGAACATTCCATTGTTCTATGATCCGCCGCCACTGCGAACCCGTCTGGCAGGAGTAGCAACCCGGAGCAGTCAGTCGGCGGCCAAGGCCAAATCCTTGATGAGTTTCGAGGAGGCAACCACCGACCAGCTTTCGCTGATCAATCGGGAGGATGTGGATATCGTCCACATCTGCACGCCCAACGACCTGCACCGCGAGGCCCTGCTGGCAGCCATCCGGGCAGGCAAGCACATCTACTGCGACAAGCCGCTCACGGCGACGCTGGAGGAGGCCGAGGAAGTCGCGGCTGCTCTGAAGACATACAAAGCGACCGGCCAGATGACCTTCAACTACCGTTTCCTGCCGGCGACGATGAGAGCCAAACAGCTCGTGGACGAAGGCCGGCTTGGGCAGATCAGCCATTTCCGCGGGGCCTACCTCCACTCCGGGAACATCGACCGCAGCAGGTCACTCAATTGGAAGGCCGACGCCTCCAGGGGGGGCGGCGTGCTTAACGACCTGGGTTCGCACGTGATCGATCTGCTCTGGCATCTGCTAGGGCCCCTCGAGCCCATGCACGCGGTGACCCGGGTCTGGGCCCGGCAGCGGTTCAGTGCCTCCGAGCCGTCTCAGAGAATCGTTCACGTGGCTGAGGACTTCGTCATGGTCACGATGCGGACAAGGGACGGAGCCCCGGGGGTGGTCGAGGCCAGCAAAATCGCCACCGGGTCCGAGGACGAGCTGCGGTTCGAGATACACGGGGAAAAGGGGGCACTGCGGTTCAACCTGATGGAGCCGAACTGGCTGGAGTTCTGTGATTTGGCTGATCCGGAGGCACCGCTGGGGGGCGAGCGGGGCTGGAGGCGAGTCGCCACCGTGAGCCGCTATCCGAAACCAGGCGGTTTTCCCAGCCCCAAGAACACCCTCGGCTGGGAGCGGAGCCACATGCACTGCGTGTTCAGCTTCCTGGAGGCGATCGCCAAAGGGCAACCGGGCAACCCCGACCTTCGACACGGCGTCGAGATTCAGCGAGTCCTGGGTCGGATCGCGAAAATGGCAACGCCGGTGGGTTGA